The nucleotide sequence TCTTGGGGATTTTTATTTGataatcatcatcattttaaatttatttctttgaataacaTTTGCCATTGTCTAGGATTGATATCATGGCCAACATAGTAAATATCTGTAGTattatctttataaaaattctgggACTAACATCTCTGGAGTTACAAGTTTTTATTAATGGCATGGAAAAAACGAGTTTATTAGATTATTTCACTAATGTATTACCTTCTAAAAGTATTTTAGGGATATATCATGACATGAATGTTATAAAGATTGAATTATGTTACAAAAAATCAGGAGCtacattaaaaatgtctttattttgtccACCATACCTCAAAATCCACGTCACCAAAACAGCCACATGTTGCACAAGGGCCaacaattttcaaaatatcttcttTGTTTGCATTTTGGATTGTGAATTTGGGCTGAAAAGGGTCCCACTTCTGTGCAACATAGCCAACTATAGAACCAGGAGGGGCTTGGATTTCTAGCTGTAAGAAGAGACAATCATACAGTAAGATTTTCTAAGGTCattgtattttaattacatgtcaATGTCAATTCACCTCTAAACAGTATTctgttatgaaattatttttgtatcctACTAATCATTCTAAATATTTGATTCTAAGAATATAAAGCAGTTGGTTTTCTGTTTCATGTTTTGTAACGTCTTAGTTACAGAAGCAGATTCACTGTACAGATGTGAACCTAAGTCCATGTCTCACTTCCCTCAACAGACCGGAACAGACCATCTCCTCACCCTGGAACACTAGCTTCTTTGCCATTTCATTTCGAAGTTAGTCAAGCACAGTAATGTACTCTGTGGTAACTCAAAGCTACTTCTTAGTTGCAGCCATCACACACTTGTATCTTAAGCCTCCTCTACCAATTACTAAGtgttcttgtatttttttctcttcatatttttaaCTTACAACTTCTTTGTGTCTCAttgaaaggaaatatttcttagcaatatacacttaaaaatgaatgacagggaggtaaaacagatcctgtctaggggtgggtaccagtaggAGCAGGGAGCGTACACAGAGAGGTGAAGAAGGGCAAATACTGCGTACTCTGTGTATGTATGGCTGAAAATGGAGCAAAGAAGTCTGTTGAatctgttctaagaagggggagaagggaggatgaTGGGGACTGATGGACGAGGTAAATCTAAttgagatacattgtaagcacatatgtaaatgtcacaatgaaatctccatGCATAACTAATACATTCTAAAAAATACTTCTTAAAGAGATAGAATTATTAAACAAACATCAATTTGGTTATGGGTGTATGTTTTCCAAAGTCTTGAAGACTAGCAGTTGCATTTTTTCATAGTTAGAAATTATAGAATCCCGTTAtccttatgtatttatataagcCATCAAatcctttaataaaattaattgggGGGAGGTTGGGTACAAattcaaaaattgttttcttctaaataaaCATAGCTCTACATTCCCTAATCTAAATTTGACTTATTACTAAGTTCATACTCTATATGCATGATGTCTGTAGGGTCCTTGGATAGACAGAGGTGGTTTTAATTAGACTTCATAGAATTATACTTGTTCTGAGATTTCTTATAATTAGTCAGTTTGAGTATGACCCAATTAAAATACTAATGAATATTAAGATGGACCTTGTTTAATTAGGGTATGTAATATAAaacttattattaaaaaatttcagatgtatatatttattatttcactgaCTATGCCATCTTTGGGCATATGAATCCTAATTTTTCTCACTAGTGAGATGAGAACACTTGCGCTCCATGTATGAATCCTTGGGCCTCCTTTATTGTTTAGCCAGGTGTTTGactataaatacagaaatagttGCACTAGCCACTGTTAGAAACTTTCCTAAATAACCATCTTCCATACTAACATTTATTGCCATTGTCCTGAGGACAACATTTATACAGATGTCTTCAACAAAGAAACTTAGGATTGAATCAGGGTACTAGATCAAGTCCCATGTATGATGTTTTTCTGGATCATGGGTAAGCCATCTCTATTCTCTGAGCCCAGTTTGCTGGACTGCAAAATGCAAAGAATAAAACTGGCTCTTTCTAGCTTATTGAGGCATTATATCAAAGTCTAAAGTGAGCAAAAGGTCAGTGTAAATTCAACTGTGACATATCAATACTAGTTATTGTTTTGGGTCTgtcaaacaataatgacaatcAATTTTATTTCAAACTAAAGTAATTGCATCAATTCCTCTAGAACAATAACATTGCCTTTGCCAAAACGTGGTGTTTGTAGTAAATACACAGATGCAAAGTGAAATTCTCTACTCAATAATAATACTCAACCAAGGCAGCACCTTAGAGGAACAGAGCACATTCTGGACTTTGCTACTGTTTGAGAGACCAGCACATATTTGCTTAATGCTGGAATTTGTAGACATTACAATTATATAGCTAATACAGAGGTTCACAAGGATGTGTCTTGATTACAAGATGTCTGAGCTATCTTTACCAATTAACCCCATGAAGCCACCATAGTGtttcattggaaaaaaaaagtgactcaCCAAATTCTCAAGCTGTTCTAATTCTGAAAAGCAATATGCTAATTTAAATAACTGAAAGTTTAATTGCTCCATAGCTCCAGACAAatgtcatttaaataaataattgctaATCTGAAAAAAGAGAGACACTCAAAGCCAGTTACTAACCTCTTGCAGATAGCAAGGGCACCAGCAGCTGTTGCACCTCAAGGGCCTGTTGACTGTGATCACCTCTTGCCCTAAGTTATCTGTGATCCTCAGGGTGCAGGACCGCAGTGTGGAACAGACATTACGGTTGAAGCAAAGGCTTTCCTCCACAGCAAAGTAAATTCTTTGTCCCAAACCATTTTTAATCTCATATTTGTTGGAGGTCTCAGTGCCAAGTATCACTAACAGAAAAAAACCATTTTGTAAAATGATGACTCTTTGGTTGGCATCAATACTTTTAAATAAGTAAAGAGGAGacagtattaaaagaaaaaaagaatcaatgattaatttttgttgtttctggtTTCTTCTTCATACGTGTCTACTTCTGTGCTCTGAACTGTGAACATTCAGCTACAGAATCAAAGTGAACTCTTAGAACAAAGCTAACTTGTTCACTCATTTTGATTCTAGAATGATGACCACACCTGTAGAACCACTTTTAAAGTAAAGAACcaatgctgtaaaaaaaaaaaaaaaaaaaagagacaatgcTGTACGGAAGAATCTACCACTCAAGTACTCAATTTTTGTTgttcaagttatggaaacaacttaCAGTGGTAATGACTCACCTGAAATCTCTGACTGGTAATATTTCTACAGCTGTGTGCTGTCTgaatatttatttcagttttgaTTTGTTTGGGTTTGAATATAGAATATTGTGAACAGAAAGTAATTTGAAATCAATTTCATGTAATTCATCATCTTCATAAATTTCTGTATTGATGAATAATTTACCTGTTTGTTGAACCATTGGTGAAATAATAAAAGCACAGTGTTTTGCTTTAAGGGATTTTAGTTATGTAGTCTCAATCTTGACTTGTATTTCTGTATTTGCTAAGAAATTTTAATTGGAATAGTCAATTACCTTTTATCATTTTAAGATTAAATGTAATGTTAGAATTTGGATGGCAACAGCACCAAAGATTTAGAGAATCTTACACTTCCATTTTTACTTAAGCACACTACATTTACTTTTGGcttttgaaaaaaagagaagacaattttttctttttggtctaattCCATTCTACACATTTAACATTGTTGGTTATGACGTATTTAGTGTAAAAGAACATCGGAACATCTGGACACTAAAACCATCTCAACCACTTTAATAAGTGCAGAGCGGAGCATACTTACTTCCGAGAAGCTCCACCTGCTGGTGTATAATGATCAGGTCTAACTGTCAGAGGAcgacataaagaaataaaaagtattacATCGGCAGGCTTTGGAAACCTTTGGAGATGCTCTTGACCTATTTACTACACTACATGAAGTTAGACAACTTTCATATTCTCTGCTAAAACAGTTGTAAACAGATATAACGCAAAACAGGGGACAGTGTCTTTCTTGAAATACAAAGTTACAGGAACTCTTAAAATTCCAAGGCAGAATTTCTAAGACTAAGAATAGGAACATTGGTTAACTCGATGCTAACTCTTCCTGTGCTGATCAGTAAAAAGAAAGAGTTGAAGAAGATTTTCAAGCTATCTCTTAATGAAAATGTCTAAGATGTTTCATAATGCCctgattttaaagaataaagcaaGACAATAAGGATTTGAGAGTCTAGCCTTTCCTTTCAGTCACTGACAGGCTCTACTGTCACTCTGTCAGTCTGCAACTCATTCATCTCAGTGATGAAATGACACTGTTTAGGCAGAAagaggttattttatttatttaattttatcttggtggtactgggttagaactcaggaccttgtgcttgagccatgccttagGCCCTGAAAGGGGATATTTTATAAGTATTTCCCATTCATCCTTTCTTTAGGCTAAGAAAAGGAACCAAATACCAATTTAAGCATAATAAGAATTCTAAATATGTGTCATAAAGTTTGCCTTATgtaattacaaataaaattaatttacagtGATAATGTTTAGTTGAAAAATGATtacattaaaaggaaatacaaagacaGTGCTTATGTATAACACTGCAGGTTATTGTA is from Castor canadensis chromosome 17, mCasCan1.hap1v2, whole genome shotgun sequence and encodes:
- the Plscr5 gene encoding phospholipid scramblase family member 5 isoform X2, which codes for MASKDAQKQRSRGLPGFLPGAPDPDQSLHVSSNAGNQGRQPGVPAPNTFLSTPNLDLIIIHQQVELLGMILGTETSNKYEIKNGLGQRIYFAVEESLCFNRNVCSTLRSCTLRITDNLGQEVITVNRPLRCNSCWCPCYLQELEIQAPPGSIVGYVAQKWDPFQPKFTIQNANKEDILKIVGPCATCGCFGDVDFEVKTVNEKLTIGKISKYWSGFVNDVFTNADNFGIHVPGDLDVTVKAAMIGACFLFDFMFFEHSLAGL
- the Plscr5 gene encoding phospholipid scramblase family member 5 isoform X1 — translated: MASKDAQKQRSRGLPGFLPGAPDPDQSLHVSSNAGNQGRQPGVPAPNTFLSTPNVPPGLECLSQLDLIIIHQQVELLGMILGTETSNKYEIKNGLGQRIYFAVEESLCFNRNVCSTLRSCTLRITDNLGQEVITVNRPLRCNSCWCPCYLQELEIQAPPGSIVGYVAQKWDPFQPKFTIQNANKEDILKIVGPCATCGCFGDVDFEVKTVNEKLTIGKISKYWSGFVNDVFTNADNFGIHVPGDLDVTVKAAMIGACFLFDFMFFEHSLAGL